The following coding sequences lie in one Pseudomonadota bacterium genomic window:
- a CDS encoding shikimate dehydrogenase — MTGMLGHPVAENPIDRMFDAVYAHHGLNWQFWKNDIASESDLALAVAALRPLGYQGMCITVPWKVAVVPLLDEVDADVRAIGSANYMTIEHGRLIGHNNDGKGVVKAISKVAPLQGQRVVMLGAGGAGRAMAMEIAWAGAAHLTLVTRREDQGREVAQRVQQGSGVPCEWQPWVSPVRLPEGTTMVMNATHLGCAPELEPVPVDWETVERGCLAVDVITNPRITPFLHTARERGCKIVDGVEMLVQLAMQIFEQWTCIRPEEAVFQHAVAAALGESPAPVGAAAGPQGG, encoded by the coding sequence ATGACAGGAATGCTCGGCCATCCGGTGGCCGAGAATCCCATCGACCGCATGTTTGATGCCGTCTACGCGCATCACGGTCTGAACTGGCAGTTCTGGAAGAATGACATCGCCAGCGAATCCGACCTGGCGCTGGCCGTGGCGGCGCTGCGACCGCTCGGCTACCAGGGCATGTGCATCACCGTGCCGTGGAAGGTGGCGGTGGTTCCGCTGCTCGACGAGGTCGATGCAGATGTCCGCGCCATCGGTTCGGCCAACTACATGACCATCGAGCACGGGCGACTCATCGGGCACAACAACGACGGCAAGGGCGTCGTCAAGGCGATCAGCAAGGTGGCTCCGCTGCAAGGTCAGCGGGTGGTCATGCTGGGGGCTGGCGGCGCGGGCCGCGCCATGGCCATGGAGATCGCGTGGGCCGGTGCGGCCCATCTGACCCTGGTCACCCGTCGCGAGGATCAGGGCCGCGAGGTTGCGCAGCGGGTTCAGCAGGGGTCGGGCGTGCCGTGTGAATGGCAGCCGTGGGTTTCGCCTGTCCGCTTGCCCGAAGGCACGACGATGGTGATGAACGCCACGCATCTCGGGTGCGCGCCTGAGCTGGAACCTGTGCCGGTCGACTGGGAAACCGTCGAGCGCGGCTGTCTCGCGGTCGACGTGATCACCAATCCGCGCATCACCCCCTTCTTGCATACGGCCCGCGAGCGCGGCTGCAAGATCGTCGACGGCGTCGAGATGCTGGTGCAGTTGGCCATGCAGATCTTCGAGCAGTGGACCTGCATCCGACCGGAGGAAGCGGTCTTCCAGCACGCCGTGGCCGCTGCGCTGGGCGAATCCCCGGCACCCGTCGGAGCCGCCGCGGGGCCCCAGGGGGGATAG